The genomic window TAAAGGTATAGCTGATCAGACTAACTTATTAGCCTTAAACGCAGCAATTGAAGCTGCAAGAGCCGGTGAACAGGGAAAAGGATTTGCTGTTGTCTCCGAAGAGGTTAGAAAGTTATCGGAACAATCAAGTAATGCTACCCAACAAATAAATGGCCTAATTAAAGAAGTACAGTCCAGGATTAATGTTATTGTAATTAATATTGAACAAAATAATGAAATTGCTCTTAAACAAGAAACAAATACGGAACAAACAGTAACAGCTTTCAATCAAATATTAGAATCAATTGAGAAGGTAAACGATCATATAGTTGACTTTACAGAAAAAATAAATGATTTGACGAACCACTCCAAGGATGTAGGACATAAGATTGAAACAATTGCCACTATTTCCGAGGAAAGCGCTGCAGGAACAGAGGAAGTTGCAGCATCGGTCCAAGAACAAAATGCTACTATGCAGGAAATACTTTCCAATGCAGAAAACTTAATTACGTTGGCCAATAATCTAGAGGCTAAGATTAATATATTTAAATGCTGAAATGTAAGTGCTAAACAAGAAAAGGCTTAGGTTATCCCCAAGCCTTTTCTTTTAGCTGCCTGCTCTTTAATGCTTGTTTTTCTACAATTAATGACAGGATTTGTAGATTTGCAATGGAGTAATTTAGTATTATTATATATAAAGACATATTAAATATTCTAAAAATTTTAAATAATTCCGCAAATCTTTTCTAGTTATATGTCCCTTCCAAATGCTGGATAGGTTTAGAAGACATTATCCTAAATCTATCTAGCCTTCCTTTTAATATGGCTAATTCAGTCAAAGTACCTATTATTTCATAGGAGCAGGATATACATAACCAGAAATCATATGATCATGCCCGTCGTCTATACTAGTTCTAAAAGAAGCATAGTGAGTATGTTGGCCATTAGGTAGAGGAATAGCAGGTCCAGTTACTGCTTTATAAGTGTGATAATGTCCATCTTCGAAAGTCGTTGCTCCTTCAATTTCGTGAACATGCGATGTAACTCTTTGGATAGGTTCGCTTGTAACTCCCGGGTGAAGATGGGAATGCCCATCATTACAGGTAGTTAGGCCAGAGTGATCATGGATGTGCCTATTATCATTATTCATAAGATAACCTCCTAAGGTAAAATGTTTCTAAATTACCTT from Bacillota bacterium LX-D includes these protein-coding regions:
- a CDS encoding YmaF family protein, which encodes MNNDNRHIHDHSGLTTCNDGHSHLHPGVTSEPIQRVTSHVHEIEGATTFEDGHYHTYKAVTGPAIPLPNGQHTHYASFRTSIDDGHDHMISGYVYPAPMK